From a single Lineus longissimus chromosome 16, tnLinLong1.2, whole genome shotgun sequence genomic region:
- the LOC135500538 gene encoding transcriptional repressor NF-X1-like: protein MDPPGYYYNQNQMLYAADYAPGSYYPQEQYADQGCTYYSYSAVPRQYWDGRNRGGRGRGRISGQGQGQGREFGGNEDSGAYAYYDYGPYENATIPDGGRVGNYAPSPSGLGGQKVNQKNSSRRSYQNQRAERMDAREMRQRQTKGTPPPDVGKASEELSGASNIDNSGNKNDKIETEQKNGARSKSGSTSRGSSGRGGSKQGPGRFGKNLNIQNENRPDSRGSESDRKDFRDNSYSQGGDAGSRGGRSRRGRNVSDRGSREGQNDKLRGERNQEDYGQNQDFKRERGGRSRGYKNDRSGNRDQYSWNAYCSSREDFAQNDFEKSADTKKKGPVSDDVRIAGVRKGSAKVGDSGNWRGVDKKNNGGGYRVHIGGQKVTAEELETQRGSLIEQLCNNNYECMVCYDLIYREAAVWTCKGCYHIYHLKCIRKWASSSAAVVEGEEGGWRCPACQNVSLKFPGQYWCFCGKIRDPLYNRYETPHSCGEMCGKTRDNNCPHPCNILCHPGPCPPCSANVVKECDCKQSKQSIKCSQSLSLKCDVVCDKPLNCGNHNCPQVCHGGNCSSCDVEIKQACHCGQTDRVVFCGTEESLYSSYSCEQVCNKILACDNHRCEKICHDGPCDVCQLHPDVVTHCPCGSTELSTMTEAEKRLSCIDPIPVCGQTCGKELPCGPEAKRHICQRPCHEGDCCACGGEMPVTCRCGFFIKEVPCVEGVLYNDDNPLLCDKRCNKKRQCGRHKCNQVCCIEKDHKCEQICGRKLTCGLHRCMELCHRGNCHTCWEVSFDELHCHCGTEIIFPPVQCGTRPPECQQLCKRQQPCEHPVRHTCHSDEVCPPCTILTQKWCQGGHELRKSIACHITEVSCGLPCNRPLPCQQHKCQRTCHKGPCYEKEGERCTQKCLIRREECGHTCGAPCHVGMPCPNAACKTEVDLKCPCGNRTERARCNLGGGEGDKNKPQMSSSVLAGRIFGSQSIDITNLNKAPQRELECNEECHRIERNKRLALALQISNPELSSKLGPPSYTQFLKEFAKLNPAFVANVEKALSDLVQNAKQSKQPSRSHAFKPMKQQQRRLIHELADFYGCTTQSYDYEPNKSVVATAYKDKCWLPSATLTKVVQREVHPLAPRPIPLNSTEKQVRAAARASSKQSLDYLSSSVSQDDITKTKRVEKSFIDYFEMTD, encoded by the exons ATGGATCCTCCAGGTTATTACTACAACCAAAACCAGATGTTGTATGCCGCAGATTATGCACCAGGGTCGTATTATCCTCAAGAACAGTATGCTGACCAAGGCTGCACTTACTACAGTTACAGTGCCGTGCCCCGACAATACTGGGATGGGAGGAACAGAGGGGGAAGGGGACGAGGTCGCATCAGTGGTCAgggccaaggtcaaggtcgtgaGTTTGGGGGAAATGAGGATTCAGGGGCGTACGCTTATTATGATTATGGACCATATGAAAATGCTACAATTCCTGATGGTGGCCGTGTTGGCAATTATGCTCCGTCGCCGTCGGGCCTAGGTGGTCAGAAAGTTAATCAAAAGAACTCCAGCAGACGCAGTTATCAGAATCAGCGAGCGGAGAGGATGGATGCCCGTGAAATGAGGCAGAGACAGACGAAGGGAACTCCACCACCAGATGTGGGGAAAGCGTCTGAGGAATTGAGTGGTGCGAGTAATATTGACAATTCTGGGAATAAAAACGACAAAATAGAAACTGAGCAGAAGAATGGGGCACGCTCGAAATCAGGGTCCACTTCAAGGGGTAGTTCTGGGAGGGGGGGAAGTAAACAAGGGCCGGGACGCTTTGGCAAAAATCTTAatattcagaatgaaaatcGTCCTGATTCTAGAGGTAGTGAAAGTGATAGAAAGGATTTTAGAGACAATAGTTATTCTCAGGGTGGTGATGCTGGGTCCAGGGGTGGTAGATCACGACGTGGTAGAAATGTGTCGGATAGAGGGAGCCGGGAAGGGCAGAATGATAAATTGAGAGGTGAAAGGAATCAAGAGGATTATGGCCAAAACCAAGACTTTAAAAGAGAGAGGGGAGGTAGGTCCCGGGGATACAAAAATGATCGTTCTGGGAATCGAGATCAGTATTCTTGGAATGCATATTGTAGTTCCAGAGAAGATTTTGctcaaaatgactttgaaaagtctGCGGACACGAAGAAAAAAGGGCCAGTTTCAGATGATGTGCGCATCGCTGGAGTTCGCAAAGGAAGTGCTAAGGTTGGAGATTCAGGAAATTGGCGAGGTGTGGACAAGAAAAATAATGGTGGGGGTTATAGAGTGCACATTGGAGGGCAGAAGGTTACAGCAGAGGAACTGGAGACACAGAGAG GTTCCTTGATAGAGCAGCTATGTAACAACAACTACGAATGCATGGTCTGTTATGACCTGATCTATCGTGAGGCGGCAGTCTGGACCTGTAAGGGCTGCTACCATATCTACCATTTGAAGTGCATCAGGAAGTGGGCAAGTAGCTCAGCAGCAGTCGTGGAGGGGGAGGAGGGTGGATGGCGGTGTCCAGCATGTCAGAACGTCTCGCTGAAGTTTCCAGGAcaatattggtgtttttgtg GTAAAATCCGAGACCCTCTCTACAACCGTTATGAGACGCCCCATAGCTGCGGAGAGATGTGTGGAAAGACTAGGGACAACAACTGCCCACATCCATGTAACAT CCTCTGTCACCCAGGACCTTGCCCGCCTTGTAGCGCCAATGTTGTAAAAGAATGCGACTGTAAACAGTCAAAACAATCCATCAAATGTAGCCAGAGCTTGTCACTGAAGTGTGACGTCGTCTGTGATAAACCTCTAAACTGCGGCAATCACAACTGCCCTCAGGTTTGTCATGGTGGTAATTGCTCAAGTTGCGATGTGGAAATCAAACAAG CTTGTCATTGCGGACAGACGGACCGAGTTGTTTTTTGCGGCACTGAAGAGTCCCTCTATTCATCTTACAGTTGTGAACAAGTTTGTAATAA AATTCTTGCCTGTGATAACCACCGTTGTGAAAAAATCTGCCATGATGGGCCATGCGATGTGTGTCAGCTCCATCCTGATGTCGTCACACATTGCCCATGTGGCTCCACAGAGCTTTCAACCATGACTGAGGCTGAGAAGCGTTTGAGCTGTATTGACCCAATACCTGTTTGTGGGCAGACTTGCGGCAAGGAACTACCCTGTGGACCAGAAG CGAAACGCCATATATGCCAGCGGCCGTGCCATGAAGGTGACTGCTGTGCCTGTGGTGGTGAGATGCCTGTCACATGTCGCTGTGGGTTCTTCATAAAAGAAGTGCCTTGTGTAGAAGGTGTGCTGTATAACG ATGACAATCCATTACTATGTGATAAACGCTGCAATAAGAAACGCCAGTGCGGCCGCCACAAATGCAACCAAGTCTGCTGCATCGAGAAGGACCATAAGTGTGAACAGATCTGTGGCCGGAAGCTGACATGTGGCCTCCATCGCTGCATGGAGCTGTGTCACCGTGGGAACTGCCATACTTGCTGGGAAGTCA GTTTTGACGAGCTTCACTGCCACTGTGGAACGGAGATCATTTTCCCGCCGGTCCAGTGTGGAACTCGTCCGCCAGAATGTCAACAACTCTGTAAACGACAACAACCGTGCGAACATCCTGTACGCCATACCTGTCATAGCGACGAGGTCTGTCCACCCTGCACGATACTCACCCAGAAGTGGTGTCAGGGAGGCCATGAG TTGCGTAAAAGCATTGCATGCCACATTACGGAAGTATCATGTGGCCTTCCATGCAATCGGCCCCTGCCCTGTCAGCAGCACAAGTGTCAGCGAACTTGTCACAAG GGTCCATGTTATGAAAAAGAAGGTGAAAGATGTACACAGAAGTGCTTGATCCGTAGGGAGGAGTGTGGTCATACTTGTGGAGCCCCATGTCATGTGGGAATGCCTTGTCCAAACGCAGCATGTAAAACTGAG GTTGATCTGAAGTGTCCGTGTGGGAATCGGACAGAGAGGGCGCGGTGTAACCTCGGAGGAGGAGAGGGCGATAAGAATAAACCACA GATGTCGTCATCGGTGTTAGCTGGTCGTATCTTTGGCAGTCAGAGCATTGACATCACGAACCTTAACAAGGCTCCTCAAAGAGA gTTGGAGTGCAATGAGGAGTGTCATAGGATTGAAAGGAACAAACGACTGGCCCTGGCACTGCAGATTTCCAATCCAGAGTTGTCATCTAAACTTGGTCCTCCCAGCTATACACAATTCCTGAAGGAGTTTGCCAAGCTCAACCCGGCGTTTGTTGCGAATGTTGAAAAGGCTTTATCTGACTTGGTCCAGAATGCAAAGCAG TCGAAGCAACCTTCACGCAGTCACGCCTTTAAGCCAATGAAACAACAGCAACGACGCCTCATCCATGAATTGGCCGATTTCTATGGATGCACAACCCAGAGTTACGATTATGAACCAAATAAGTCTGTGGTCGCTACGGCTTATAA GGATAAGTGTTGGCTGCCTAGTGCTACACTGACGAAGGTCGTACAACGGGAGGTTCACCCCCTGGCTCCAAGGCCGATACCACTTAACAGTACAGAGAAGCAAGTCAG AGCTGCAGCCCGGGCTTCTTCAAAGCAAAGTCTTGATTACCTGTCGTCGTCGGTCAGCCAAGATGACATCACCAAAACAAAACGTGTTGAGAAATCGTTCATTGACTATTTTGAAATGACAGACTGA